In Streptomyces sclerotialus, one genomic interval encodes:
- a CDS encoding cobalamin biosynthesis protein — protein MRAEHATYACGAALGFLGDLAVGDPRRGHPVAAFGRAAGAVERGLWRDHRGYGAAHTALCAGGAALGAALLSRAVRHCAPAHVALTAAATWAVLGGTTLGREARAIGGALEAGDLDVARERLPHLCGRDPQSLDGQQMARAVVESVAENTSDAVVGALVWGAVGGVPGLVAFRAVNTLDAMVGHKSDRYRRFGWASARLDDVAGWPGARLTALLATAAGPDPRGAWRAWRADGKRHPSPNAGPVEASFAGALGVRLGGTLAYAGRVEHRPVLNGGARTVEGADIARAVRLSRRVSALALATTVGARIAVGAVRTARKARRTR, from the coding sequence ATGCGTGCCGAACACGCCACCTATGCGTGCGGCGCGGCTCTGGGCTTTCTGGGCGACCTGGCCGTGGGCGATCCCCGCCGCGGCCACCCGGTGGCCGCCTTCGGGCGGGCCGCGGGCGCAGTGGAGCGCGGGCTGTGGCGCGACCACCGTGGATACGGAGCGGCGCACACCGCACTGTGCGCCGGCGGGGCCGCCCTGGGCGCCGCGCTGCTCTCCCGTGCCGTACGCCACTGCGCCCCCGCACATGTCGCGCTGACCGCCGCCGCCACCTGGGCCGTGCTGGGCGGTACGACGCTGGGCCGGGAGGCGCGCGCCATCGGCGGCGCGCTGGAGGCCGGCGATCTCGACGTGGCGCGCGAGCGGCTGCCGCACCTGTGCGGCCGCGACCCGCAGTCCCTGGACGGACAGCAGATGGCCCGCGCCGTCGTGGAGTCCGTCGCCGAGAACACCTCCGACGCGGTCGTCGGCGCGCTGGTCTGGGGCGCCGTGGGCGGCGTACCGGGCCTGGTCGCCTTCCGCGCGGTGAACACCCTGGACGCGATGGTGGGGCACAAGTCCGACCGCTACCGCCGGTTCGGCTGGGCCTCGGCCCGGCTGGACGACGTGGCGGGCTGGCCCGGCGCGCGGCTGACCGCGCTGCTGGCCACCGCCGCCGGGCCCGACCCGCGCGGCGCGTGGCGCGCCTGGCGGGCCGACGGCAAGCGGCACCCCAGCCCCAACGCGGGCCCCGTGGAGGCGTCCTTCGCCGGGGCGCTGGGCGTACGGCTGGGCGGCACGCTCGCGTACGCGGGGCGGGTCGAGCACCGGCCGGTGCTCAACGGCGGCGCCCGTACGGTCGAAGGGGCCGACATCGCACGTGCGGTGCGCCTCTCGCGCCGGGTGAGCGCGCTGGCGCTGGCGACGACGGTCGGGGCGCGGATCGCCGTGGGCGCGGTCCGTACGGCCCGGAAGGCGAGGAGAACCCGGTGA
- a CDS encoding cobyric acid synthase, which produces MSGTHRTLGGGLLVAGTTSDAGKSVVTAGICRWLARQGVKVAPFKAQNMSLNSYVTREGAEIGRAQAMQAAAARVEPTALMNPVLLKPGSDRSSQVVLLGKPVGELSARGYHSGRQERLLGTVTDCLTELRRTHDAVICEGAGSPAEINLRRTDIVNMGLARAADLPVVVVGDIDRGGVFASFFGTTALLSEADQAHLAGYLVNKFRGDVTLLEPGLDMLKKLSGRPTLGVLPFRHGLGIDEEDGLRVSLRGAVRESVVAPPHGSDILRVAVAAVPLMSNFTDVDALAAEPGVVVRFVDRPEELADADLVVLPGTRGTVRALQWLRERGLADAVARRAAEGRPVLSICGGFQMLAEHIEDEVESRAGTVDGLGLLPVRVRFAAEKTLARPEGEALGEPVAGYEIHHGVADVREGDEPFLDGCRVGSVWGTHWHGSLESDGFRRAFLRRVAADAGRAFVPAPDTCFDALREEQLDALGDLIEEHADTEALLRLIEDGVPRGLPFVPPGAP; this is translated from the coding sequence GTGAGCGGTACGCACAGGACTCTCGGCGGCGGACTGCTGGTCGCCGGGACGACGTCGGACGCGGGCAAGAGCGTGGTCACGGCGGGCATCTGCCGCTGGCTGGCGCGCCAGGGCGTCAAGGTCGCGCCCTTCAAGGCGCAGAACATGTCGCTCAATTCGTACGTGACGCGCGAGGGCGCGGAGATCGGGCGGGCGCAGGCCATGCAGGCCGCGGCGGCCCGCGTCGAGCCGACCGCGCTGATGAACCCGGTGCTGCTCAAGCCCGGCAGCGACCGCAGCAGCCAGGTCGTGCTGCTGGGCAAGCCGGTGGGCGAGCTGAGCGCCCGCGGCTACCACTCGGGCCGCCAGGAGCGGCTGCTCGGCACGGTCACCGACTGCCTGACCGAGCTGCGCCGTACGCACGACGCGGTGATCTGCGAGGGCGCGGGCAGCCCCGCGGAGATCAACCTGCGCCGTACCGACATCGTGAACATGGGCCTCGCGCGGGCCGCGGACCTCCCCGTGGTCGTCGTCGGCGACATCGACCGCGGCGGCGTCTTCGCGTCGTTCTTCGGCACCACCGCGCTGCTGTCCGAGGCCGACCAGGCGCACCTCGCGGGTTACCTGGTGAACAAGTTCCGCGGCGACGTGACGCTGCTGGAGCCGGGCCTGGACATGCTCAAGAAGCTGAGCGGCCGGCCGACGCTGGGCGTGCTGCCGTTCCGGCACGGGCTGGGCATCGACGAGGAGGACGGCCTGCGCGTCTCGCTGCGCGGCGCGGTGCGCGAGTCCGTGGTGGCCCCGCCGCACGGCTCCGACATCCTCCGTGTCGCCGTCGCGGCCGTCCCCCTGATGTCCAACTTCACCGACGTGGACGCGCTCGCCGCCGAACCGGGCGTCGTCGTCCGCTTCGTGGACCGCCCCGAGGAGCTGGCCGACGCCGACCTCGTCGTACTGCCCGGCACCCGCGGGACCGTCCGGGCCCTCCAGTGGCTGCGCGAGCGCGGCCTCGCGGACGCGGTCGCCCGCCGGGCCGCCGAGGGCCGCCCGGTGCTGAGCATCTGCGGCGGCTTCCAGATGCTCGCCGAGCACATCGAGGACGAGGTGGAGTCGCGGGCCGGCACGGTCGACGGGCTCGGACTGCTGCCCGTACGGGTACGGTTCGCGGCGGAGAAGACCCTGGCGCGTCCCGAGGGCGAGGCGCTGGGCGAGCCGGTGGCCGGGTACGAGATCCACCACGGCGTGGCCGACGTCCGGGAGGGCGACGAGCCGTTCCTCGACGGCTGCCGCGTCGGCTCCGTATGGGGCACGCACTGGCACGGCTCCCTGGAGAGCGACGGCTTCCGGCGCGCGTTCCTGCGCCGGGTGGCGGCGGACGCGGGGCGTGCCTTCGTGCCCGCGCCCGACACCTGCTTCGACGCGCTGCGCGAGGAACAGCTCGACGCGCTGGGCGACCTGATCGAGGAACACGCGGACACGGAGGCGCTGCTGCGGCTCATCGAGGACGGCGTCCCGAGGGGGCTGCCGTTCGTTCCGCCGGGGGCGCCATGA
- a CDS encoding putative cobaltochelatase: MSTRYPFTAVVGMDDLRLALLLNAVSPAVGGVLVRGEKGTAKSTAVRALADLLPDVPVVPGCRFSCDPAAPDPQCPDGPHEAGPAESRAARMVELPVGASEDRLVGALDIERALSEGVKAFEPGLLADAHRGILYVDEVNLLHDHLIDLLLDAAAMGSSYVEREGVSVRHAARFLLVGTMNPEEGELRPQLLDRFGLTVEVAASREPDQRVEVVRRRLAYDADPAGFAARWAAEEEALRQRIAAARALLPDVVLGDAALRQISATCAAFEVDGMRADIVMARTATALAAWAGRTQVQEEDVRQAALLALPHRRRRNPFDAPGLDEDKLDRTLEEYGPQEDSQEDEPDPEPEGPDDGPDGPEGGPDGGGGVPPQDGPDDAPQPSGADAGPEQPSVPDQRTDGGQEQPAQPKGEEAADGSGAAPEKAAVGAAEPFKTKRLDVPGLGEGADGRRSRARTAHGRTTGSRRPRGALGKLHLAATVQAAAPHQKRRGRSGPGLVVRRDDLREAVREGREGNLVLFVVDASGSMAARKRMTAVKGAVLSLLLDAYQRRDKVGMITFRGAEAEVALPPTSSVEAGAARLEQLPTGGRTPLAAGLLKAHEVLRVERMRDASRRPLVVVVTDGRATGGVEPRPRASKAAQLLASEGVASVVVDCEAGPVRLGLAGELARALQGTAVTLDELRADSVSALVRNVTDTTHRRAA, translated from the coding sequence GTGAGCACCCGGTACCCGTTCACCGCCGTCGTCGGCATGGACGACCTGCGGCTGGCGCTGCTGCTCAACGCCGTCAGCCCGGCGGTGGGCGGCGTTCTGGTACGCGGCGAGAAGGGCACCGCCAAGAGCACCGCGGTGCGGGCCCTGGCCGACCTGCTGCCGGACGTCCCGGTGGTCCCGGGCTGCCGCTTCAGCTGCGACCCCGCGGCGCCGGACCCGCAGTGCCCCGACGGGCCGCACGAGGCCGGCCCCGCCGAGTCACGCGCGGCGCGCATGGTCGAGCTCCCCGTGGGCGCCTCGGAGGACCGCCTCGTGGGCGCCCTCGACATCGAGCGCGCGCTGTCCGAGGGGGTCAAGGCGTTCGAGCCGGGTCTGCTCGCCGACGCGCACCGCGGCATCCTGTACGTCGACGAGGTCAACCTCCTCCACGACCACCTGATCGACCTCCTCCTGGACGCCGCCGCCATGGGCTCCTCCTACGTGGAGCGCGAGGGCGTCTCCGTACGGCACGCGGCGCGCTTCCTCCTCGTGGGCACGATGAACCCCGAAGAGGGCGAGCTGCGGCCCCAGTTGCTGGACCGCTTCGGGCTGACCGTGGAGGTGGCCGCCTCCCGCGAGCCCGACCAGCGGGTCGAGGTGGTCCGGCGGCGGCTGGCGTACGACGCCGACCCGGCCGGCTTCGCGGCGCGCTGGGCCGCCGAGGAAGAGGCGCTGCGGCAGCGCATCGCCGCCGCCCGCGCGCTGCTCCCGGACGTCGTGCTCGGCGACGCGGCGCTCCGCCAGATCTCGGCGACCTGCGCGGCGTTCGAGGTGGACGGCATGCGCGCCGACATCGTGATGGCGCGTACCGCGACCGCGCTGGCGGCCTGGGCGGGCCGTACCCAGGTGCAGGAGGAAGACGTACGGCAGGCCGCGCTGCTCGCGCTGCCGCACCGGCGCCGCCGCAACCCCTTCGACGCTCCGGGCCTCGACGAGGACAAGCTCGACCGGACGCTGGAGGAGTACGGCCCGCAGGAGGACTCCCAGGAGGACGAGCCGGACCCGGAGCCGGAGGGCCCGGACGACGGCCCGGACGGGCCGGAGGGCGGCCCTGACGGTGGCGGCGGGGTGCCGCCGCAGGACGGGCCGGACGACGCGCCGCAGCCGTCCGGCGCGGACGCGGGCCCCGAGCAGCCCTCCGTGCCCGACCAGCGCACGGACGGCGGCCAGGAGCAGCCCGCGCAGCCCAAGGGCGAGGAGGCCGCGGACGGGAGCGGCGCGGCGCCGGAGAAGGCCGCCGTGGGCGCCGCCGAGCCGTTCAAGACGAAGCGGCTGGACGTGCCGGGGCTCGGCGAGGGCGCCGACGGCCGCCGCTCGCGGGCCCGTACCGCGCACGGCCGTACCACCGGCTCCCGCCGCCCCCGGGGCGCGCTGGGCAAGCTGCACCTGGCCGCCACCGTGCAGGCCGCGGCACCGCACCAGAAGAGGCGCGGGCGCAGCGGCCCGGGGCTCGTCGTCCGCCGGGACGATCTGCGCGAGGCCGTACGGGAGGGCCGCGAGGGCAATCTGGTCCTCTTCGTCGTGGACGCGTCCGGTTCGATGGCGGCCCGGAAGCGGATGACCGCGGTCAAGGGCGCGGTGCTGTCGCTGCTGCTGGACGCGTACCAGCGGCGCGACAAGGTCGGCATGATCACGTTCCGGGGCGCGGAAGCCGAGGTCGCGCTGCCGCCCACCTCCTCCGTGGAGGCGGGTGCCGCACGGCTGGAGCAGCTGCCGACCGGCGGCCGGACGCCGCTGGCCGCGGGCCTGCTGAAGGCCCATGAGGTGCTGCGGGTGGAGCGGATGCGGGACGCCTCGCGCCGCCCGCTGGTCGTGGTCGTCACGGACGGCCGGGCGACCGGCGGCGTGGAGCCGCGGCCGCGTGCCTCGAAGGCGGCGCAGCTGCTGGCCTCCGAGGGCGTCGCCTCGGTGGTCGTGGACTGCGAGGCCGGTCCCGTGCGTCTCGGCCTGGCCGGGGAGCTGGCCCGCGCTCTGCAGGGCACCGCCGTCACCCTCGACGAACTGCGCGCGGACAGCGTCTCCGCGCTCGTACGAAACGTCACCGACACCACCCACCGGAGGGCCGCCTGA
- the cobO gene encoding cob(I)yrinic acid a,c-diamide adenosyltransferase, with the protein MPQGQPTVVPNDGLTTRQRRNRPLVFVHTGTGKGKSTAAFGLALRAWNQGWPVGVFQFVKSAKWKVGEERALRVLGETGEGGTVAWHKMGEGWSWVQRDIESSEEAAREGWEQVKRDLAAESYKLYVLDEFAYPMHWGWIDTDEVIEVLRNRPGSQHVVITGRNAPEKLVDFADLVTDMTKVKHPMDAGQKGQRGIEW; encoded by the coding sequence ATGCCGCAGGGACAGCCGACCGTCGTACCGAACGACGGCCTCACCACCCGCCAGCGCCGCAACCGCCCGCTCGTCTTCGTCCACACCGGCACCGGCAAGGGCAAGTCCACCGCCGCCTTCGGGCTGGCGCTGCGCGCCTGGAACCAGGGCTGGCCGGTCGGGGTGTTCCAGTTCGTGAAGTCCGCCAAGTGGAAGGTCGGCGAGGAGCGCGCGCTGCGCGTCCTCGGGGAGACCGGCGAGGGCGGCACGGTCGCGTGGCACAAGATGGGCGAGGGCTGGTCCTGGGTGCAGCGCGACATCGAGTCCAGCGAGGAGGCGGCCCGCGAGGGCTGGGAGCAGGTCAAGCGGGACCTGGCGGCCGAGTCGTACAAGCTGTACGTGCTGGACGAGTTCGCGTACCCGATGCACTGGGGCTGGATCGACACCGACGAGGTGATCGAGGTGCTGCGGAACCGTCCCGGCAGCCAGCATGTCGTGATCACGGGCCGTAACGCGCCGGAGAAGCTGGTGGACTTCGCCGACCTGGTCACCGACATGACCAAGGTGAAGCACCCGATGGACGCGGGCCAGAAGGGCCAGCGGGGCATTGAGTGGTGA